Genomic window (Syngnathus typhle isolate RoL2023-S1 ecotype Sweden linkage group LG4, RoL_Styp_1.0, whole genome shotgun sequence):
ATCTTACCTTGAGTGAGCAAAGCCTGACTTGACtgaatcatctgcttgtttcCTGCAGATGTCAGTGAGGAAGACCTTCCCTCCGAACAGCACAAGCGGGGCTTCGGGGTGGAGCGGCAAGATCCAGAGGTCGTGCAAatcaaagaggaagaagaggaggctgACATTAGCGAGTCGTCATTGACTGGTGTCCCTTTCAAGAGTGAGGACGATGGGCAGCAGTCACAGCTTCTTCACCATCAAAGTGAGAAGAACAGACGGCTGCAGGCTCCAAGCGGTTGCTCAGCAAATGACGGAGGAGAATCGCAGACAGCAGACGGCCTCCTATCGCCGCTCTcggatcatgacagtaacacctCGCACTCTGAAGGCAATATGGCACGGCGTACGAACAACACACCCTTCAAGTGCTCTCACTGTGACAAAACATTTGGTAGCAAGTATACTTTGACAAGGCACATCAAAAGTCACACGGCTGGGAAAGAACACTGGAAATGCTCTCAATGTGGGAGAACTCTTGGCGACAGGAGGAATCTGAGAAGACACATGATGGTTCACACAGGAGAAAAGCCATTCATGTGCTCAATTTGCGGGAAAAGGTTCTCTCAGAAGGCCAACTTGATCACGCACACAAGAACGCACACCGGCGAGAAACCGTTTTCCTGCTCACTGTGCGGCAAACGATTTGGCGATCGTTCTGCATTGATTCAGCACAAGAAAACACACGCTGCCGGGGCCAAACGTTTTGCCTGTTCGGTGTACAACCCGAGTTTCAATGTTCATTCAAATTCGGGGCAACACATGAGGACACCCGCAGGGAAGAAACCGTCGGCTTAGTTTGCTCTCAGAGCTGCACTGAGAAAGATCTTTGACACATATCAGGTCAACCGAATAAACAGGGTACATGATCACACTTTTTATTAGTTTACCAAGCCTCTGATAAAAGCTCAACCAGTAATGCTGTTTACATATACTGTCTTAGTTGTGCCGCAAATGCTCAGCATTGTGTGCTGTTGTCAAATGACTTTAAACCGCAGTGAAGTTTGCGTCCGTAATGTTTTGAAAATGATGCTGATGTCTCAGTATCAGCTTAAAGTATGCTTTATACAGCACActggtgtttttgtttattaaaaCACACAATAAAAACGGTGAAATGAATTCATGGCAGTTTCATTCCTTTCTATTGGAATAAGTGCCTTTTTtaattgtgtgtctatgttGCTATACCAATTGTGGGACAAGACGCATGTTCTAAAACATCGAAGCTGAAATTGTTAGCCAATCTACATCTAATGTGTTCTATTGCTTCGCGCGTTCGTAACCGTGGCACGTAATTTGTCCGGGTGGAGATGCCATAGAAATAGTTTTGCCAAGGCGCCGGGAATAGCTTGTGTTACCAAGCGCGCTTCACAAATAATCTTCCATGTTTAGGTGAATGGTGAACTTCAAAGTGTAGCAGGGATGAAGAAACATTTGAAAGAGGGATAGCAGAGTACAAAAAGACACTCAAGAGGAGAACGAGCGACAACGTCAACTTTGCTCTCAACCAGACTCAAGTACCAGGTTTGCCTCATCTCTTTCCCTTGCTtggttctccccccccccccccccccctccaaacatGTCAGACAGGATTAGCATCTTAGAGGCTCTCTTCATCTTTGCAGATGTACATACATCCGAATCGAGTCTTTTTGGAGCAGAAAACCTATTTAAATATTTTGGAATAATAGTTAGTCGCATTTTACAGTTTAATACTGGCATTCGTAAACATTTTCGGTAAGGTTATCAATTGATCACAGTTTTCAGCAGGCCGAAGAAGACAAGACGTGagagattattttttaattgaaacCATCTCAAGCCAGATCAACTGTCGTCACAGTATGACCTGCACGAACTTTGCTCATTGGCCGCAAGACGTGCCACAAAAACTCACCTCGTTAGGAATCTTTTTTTACATCCACTGGGAATGACATGCTtaaatgaacacacacatacaactgTAATGAAACAGTGTAAAAGCTTTTCTTTACAATCTCTTTTATTACGTGTAACACAgcatggcaacaaaacaaatgagtcaTTAAAGCAAAAGTAGTCACTGTAAATATGTCAAAATAAGGTACATAAGATTCTGCTCATGCTAATCATTCTTCACTGTTGAATAATATTGAGCGCTATTAGCGGTTGACCAAAACAGCCGTGTTTGTCAAGCTGATACTTATGCGAGAATTTCTTAGCGCACACACTGCAACTATACACtttctccccagtgtgtgttctcatgtgtCGAACCAGTTTGGAACGTTCACTGAAACTGTAGGCGCAAAGAGAACAGGGAAAgggtttctccccagtgtgcgTCCTTGTATGCGTGCTCAGTTGTGCCTTCTGAGCAAAGGTTTTACCACACACTGAGCAATCgaaaggtttctccccagtgtggGTCCTCATGTGTTTGATTAAATTATTCTTTTGTGTTACTTTAAGACCACACACTAAGcacgaaaaaggtttctcaccagtgtgtgttcttgtgtgtcttcTTAAATGCCCCTTTGTAGAGAATTTATTTCCACAGACTGAGCAGGCGAAAGGCTTATCCcctgtgtgtgttcgtgtgtgacTTATCAGACTTTTCTTGATTGAGAAACTTTTACCACAAAGTGAGCATGCAAAAGGTCTCTCccctgtgtgtgttctcatgtgaATGATTAAATTAGACTTTTGAGTTAGCGTAAGGCCGCAAACTGAGCaagcaaaaggtttctctccggtgtgtgtttttgtgtgtgtttgcaagtaTCCTTTCTGACTAAATCCtttaccacaaactgagcaggcgaATGGCTTCTCCCCAGTGTGCGTTTTGGTGTGTGTTGATAGCTTTTCTTTATAAGAGAACCTTTTGCcacaaaatgagcaagaaaagggtttctctccagtgtgtgttctcatgtgaACTTTCAAAGCATACTTGGTACCAAAGGGTTTGTCACATTGAGGACACTTTAAGCGTTTGTTGTCAGTGTAGCACGTCACGTCACTTTTAGAGTGTTTTTCAATATCATCGTCACGATCGTCAGAAGTGTCTGAAGTTGTGTCACTGCTGTCTGATAGTGGAGCTAAGTAATCCTGTAATCCTCCACAAGGGTCTCCATCATCCTCTTCTTGATCGCCTTGGATCTTCACAATGACACAAGACAAAGGCAACCTGTCTTcaaccccttcctcctcctcctctttaatgCACAGATTCTCgggctcctcttcctctttgacGTGGTGGCTCTTCACCTCAGGATGAAGACTTTCAATAGCATCTGCCAgagacaagaaaacaaacacaaatagcAGGGAAGAGCAAacttacggaagaggattagggccagtgaagaaaaaaaaaacgaggggtgacaggattctgactttttttctccgaattctgactttaaagtgggaattctgacttctgagaataaagtcagaattcccactttaaagtcagaattctgagaataaagtcagaatcctttcacccctcgttttttttttcttcactggccctaatcctcttccgtacaaaCTTGGTCATATTGAGTGTAAATAGTTATTCGTGCAAATAAAGGAAGATCCTAAACAAGTTGCTATCATTTTAAGAGcaagaaggcaaaaacaaaCCTGTTCTATGTAATACAAGCTTTTGGAAAACGGCGTCCAGTCGTTGACGTCTCTCGTTCGTGACTTTTATTTCACAGAGTTCCTCCTCGTACTCTTCTTTTACGTTTTTTGTACACATTTTCACGCTATAGTCACAACCCGTTTCACTTAAACGCGATCTCAGCTTTTGGCTAACAACGCGTCGCTTTGTTCACAGCTAGGAAGCTAAGCTAGGCTAGGCTAAGATAGCTGCGGAAGCCTCAAAGTGCACCGAGACGAGTTGATCCCCAAACGAAGTCTTGAGACGTGACGTTGAAGCCCCACAATATGATGACGTGCTGTGACGGGGTCACGTGGCTTGAGTCTGTTTATTATTAATTGGGAAAGCATTCATCCGTGCAGTCATCCTGGCCAGCGGCTGCAGAGCGCATTTCGAGACGTGGACTTAAATGTTTGGcagtagataaaataaaataaaaactaagtTGGGTCATTAAAATAAGCCACTAGGGTTCGGGCTAGTTGTTTAAAAGCAGTTCCATGAGAGAGACCACTCTTAAATAAAGTATATCGTCGTGACACGTTGTTTGTCCAAGCGAGTTGCCGTACTTTTCGTGCCGTGTCGTTCTTGTTGGCCTTACAAAATTATTCTTCCCACTCTGATCGCATTGAAACCACGACACTGGCTTGATTGATACCACTTTCCGGACTAAGACGTCTTTCAAAGAAATCTTGGTGTCAGGACAAACGTGTTTATGCTCATTTAGCTTAGTTTTGTGGAGCTGGATGGATGGCTACAAACTTCGAACAAAGAGCATTTCTTCTTTCCACATGCTCATAAACCTCGACACAGAGAGTTTTAGTCAAGTAAATTGACCATTGTGATTGACTAAAAGTTTCCGGATAGATCCGTCTGCTGCGCGTTGAAACCTTTCAAGTGatcttagcttagcttagcttactTTGACTTGCTAGCTAGCTGCTAACAAAAAGACGGCAAATTAAGTAAGACATCGATCAAGTGTGTCTTGCGTTGGGAAATGTGTGCGAGTCAGTCGCTCATGGAAAAACTTTCTGGAACAAAAGAGGAGGACGAGCGACAACGCCAACAACTCCTGGGCGTTGTTGTGTACAAGCAGCTTCGAGTTGTGTTACACAGAGCAGGTTGGTtcacttttttactttttactctGAAATAATTCAATCTTTACCTTCATGCTTTTCTCCCTGCTCATTTTGAATGTGCACAACACTTTCTGAATAGTCCAATACGTCTGATCAAAATCAtcttcactttttttcccccccgcttATCTGATTTGCCCAATAACCTTAAATATATACTTATCAAAAATGATATCATGCAACATCAAAGTCACAACATCATATTTGAGTTGATCAAACcatgtgtgtctgtttgtgccCTGCAGACGTCAGTAAAAAACGTCTTCATTCTAAGCAACAGCATCCGGATTCCCCTCACGCTAAAGAGAAAGATGAGAAGGAAGAAGGACCAGAACCTGCTTACTCtgaagaggaagacgaggaggtcCATAGCACCAAGTTGCCATTCCCTTGTGTCATTGTGAAGATTGAAGGTGACGAggaagagggagaaggagaCAAGCAAGCTGCTCCACAATCACTTTGTGATGACAAAACATCACACCCTGCTGCCTCCAACAACGAACACTCCAAACGTGGTCGGACGTGCCAAAAACAAGGCAGCAAAAAACCCAACAAGAAAAGCTGGAAATGTTCTCAATGTGGGAATACATTTGGTTCAAAGTGGGGTCTGAAAGTACATTTCAGAATGCACACTGGGGAAAAAACTTTTGATTGCTCAGATTGTGGTAAAAGATTCCCTGCGCAGGCACATTTGGAagcacacacaagaacacacactggggagaaaccttttgcctgtTTAGTGTGTGGTCAAAAATTCTCCAAAAAAGGCAACCTACAACGGCACACCAGAATACACACAGGTgaaaaaccttttgcctgctctGTTTGTGGTAAGAAATTTGCTGCCCGAGAAACGTtgggaaaacacaaaaaaatacacactGGGGAGAAAGCATTTGAATGCATGGTGTGTGCTAAGAAATTCCCAGCCCAGTCACATTTGGAAGCACATGCAAGAATACATACTGGGGAAAAAGCTTTtatctgctcagtttgtgggaaAACCTTCTCTCAGAAGGGAAACTTAAAAAGCCACACAAGAAtacacactggggagaaaccttttgtTTGCTCCGTTTGCGATAAAAGATTTGCCAATAAGGAACAGTTGAgaagacacacaagaacacatAGTGGCGATAAGCCTTTtccttgctcagtttgtgggaaAGGATTCTCGACACGGGGTTATCTAAAagcacacacaagaacacacactggggagAAGCCTTTTGTTTGCTTAGTTTGTGGGAAAAATTTCACTTTTAGATTATCTTTGATAGCACAcagaagaacacacacaggtgagaaaCCCTTTGCCTGCTTAGTGTGTGGTAAAACATTCACTTTTAAGATAGCATTGttaacacacacaagaaaacaTACGAGGGAGAAACCTTATGCATGTTCACTTTGTGGTCAAAGATTTTTCGCAAAGAGAAATTTAGCAACACACATGAGAacgcacactggagagaaaccttttctGTGCACGGTTTGTGGTAAAGGATTCTCTACGCAGGGAAATTTAAAagcacacacaagaacccacactggggagaaaccttttgcctgtTCAATTTGTGGTCAAAGATTCATTCAGAAGGGAAACTTGAAAGTCcatgcaagaacacacactggagacaaACCTTTTGCCTGTCCAGGCTGTGATCAAACATTTTCTCAGAAGGGATACCTAAGCAAACACATGAGAATACACACAGGAGAGAAACCATTTGCCTGTTTAGTTTGTAGTAAAAGATTTTCTTGGAAGAATCAGGTTAAGAAACACCGGTGTGGTGGTACGAAGAGCAGCTGATGATCATGGAAGCTTGAAATGGACTCAATACAGTGGAGTGAAATGGAAACGTTTTAACAGTGATTTTGTTCTGATGTGATCCTGATGCAAAATAAAaaccttttcactttcagttgaaGCTTTgcccatgatttttccctaatgaagtggcctgttattaggtacacctgaaaatggcggtgtacctaatggagtgtccaagtgacgtcacagaccaagcagccaatcagaaagtgggggtgagggcgggtgtggcacttttcactttcagttaagctttgaccatgatatttccctaataaagtggcctgttattaggtacacctgaaaatggcggtgtacctaatggagtgtccaagtgacgtcacagaccaagcagccaatcagaaagtgggggtgagggcgggtgtggcacttttcactttcagttaagctttgaccatgatatttccctaataaagtggcctgttattaggtacacctggaaatggcggtgtacctaatggagtgtccaagtgacgtcacagatcaagcagccaatcagaaagtgggggtgagggcgggtgtggcacttttcactttcagttaagctttgcccatgatatttccctaataaagtggcctgttattaggtacacttgaaaatggcggtgtacctaatggagtgtccttgtgagtccctcgttaagtgcacctgcgtgaaaagttttagctcccgcggaacgtgaaaggagctaaaacttttcacgcaggtgcgcttaacgagggtaacttggaaaacatattggaacgcggccccgaggactagagcttgacacctgtgacctttgaccctgagatttccctaataaagtggccggtTATTAGGTACATTTGAAAATGGcgatgtacctaatggagtgtccaagtgacgtcacagatcaagcagccaatcagaaagtgggggtgagggcgggtgtggcatttttcactttcagttaagctttgaccctgatttttccctaatgaagtggcctgttattagggacacctgaaaatggtggtgtacctaatggagtgtccaagtgacgtcacagatcaagcagccaatcaggaggtgggggtgagggcgggtgtggcacttgtcactttcagttaagctttgaccatgatttttccctaatgaagtggcctgttattagggacACCTTATGGACACTACAATAGGTACACcacacgaggtaaaaaaaataaatgaataaataagaaagtgtcgcaaacgattcggtgaacgattcttttgaacgaatctatTGAgcgaactgattctaaagattcagttcacttaaaagaactggaatgcacatcactaaaaTGGACAACGAACGCTTTGccgttgttgttcttttttcacACGCTTCAACTTCCGGTTCAATGTCATTACATTCTATTGCATTACTGCCCTCCTCAGGCGAGAACTTGTACACATACACACTTCTGGTATACAAgtgaacacacaaacacatcttaTCACAAagaatcttgtttttttgtttttagacttagacagactttattgtcattttggtgcacacaaaacgaattttcgttgcatacggctctcaacaatgtaatgattttttttttactaattatCTGAAGCTTTACATATCATACAGACACACATGCATTGCAGTTAAATCGTTAAGATCAAGAATGAAGTGCATTCAAGGAGAAAAAAAGGCATACTTAACATTCTACAGGCGTTATaggttcaaataaaaaaatccaataaaaatacaaagaaaaaaacaagaagatcATTTCTTTGGAGCAAATCTTTTATCATACATGTGGAGTATTTCACGTCTTCTCCAATGGAGAACATCCTGTTTCTTGTTCATGTCAGTATGTATCTCACCACCATCTTCACTCTTCCATGGCAACTTAGTGATATTGGCTCCTTTAACATTGCTTTCGATCTCCTTTTATTCTGTAATGTGAGGATGAAGCGAGAAGCAATTACCCCCCGgtgtgtgttcttatatgtatTCCCAATTGTACCTTCTGAATGAACCTTTTACCACAAAtgaagcatgaaaaaggtttctctccagtgtgtgttcttgtatgCCGAATTAAACGTCCCTTGACAGAGAATCTtttaccacaaactgagcaaggaaaaggtttttctccagtgtgtgttctcgtGTGTCTTGTCAAACATCCCTTCTCAGCAAATCTTTTACCACATATTGAACAGACAAAGTCTTTTTCCCcggtgtgtgttcttgtgtgagTTCTTAAATTTCCATTCCTGGAGAACCTTTTACCACAAACTGAACAAACAAACGGTTTCTCCTCAGTGTGCGTTCTTATGTGTGTTCTTAAATGTGTCTTCAGTAAGAATCTTTTGCCGCAAACTGAGCAAGCGAACGGTTTCTCACCTGTGTGTATTCTCGTGTGCCTTATTAAACTTCCCTTTATATAGAAGCTTTTACCGCAAACtgagcaggcaaaaggtttctccccagtgtgtgttcttgtgtgtgtttttaactgTCCCAGTCTGGGGAAACCTTTCCCACAAGCTGAGCAGGCATagggtttctctccagtgtgtgttctcgtGTGTGTTCTTAAATATCCCTTTACAGAGAAGCTTTTACCGCATATTGAGCAgaggaaaggtttttctcccgtgtgcgtTCGCATGTGTACTTTCAAATTATACTTGGCATCAAAGGCTTTCCCACACTGTGAACATTTCCAGCGTTTCTTCTGAGATGTCTTGTCAGATTTGGAGTGTTCATCATCGTCAGTGTCAGTAGAGTGCGTGGTCATGCCGTCACTATCTGACAGTGGAGCTAAGGGGCTGCCTGCTTGTGATTTTCCACGGCCGTCTCCATCACCTTCTGTTGTCACACAttgacttgagctgcagcttgAATGCTCCACCCCTCTCTTCTCTTTACCTTTCCTGGGATGGGgctgtgacctctgaccttgcTCTTCATCATCTTCACACTTCACAATGACAAGACTCAATGGAAACTTGTTGATATCTGCCTCCTGCTCTTCATCTTTAATGTGGTGGATTTCTGGTTCCTCACGCTGTTTCGTGTGGAAGGTCGCTGGCTCCTGCAGCTCAGGATGAAGACGTTTCTCATTGATGTCTGCgtgacacaaaaagaaacacacacgcTTAGTAAAGTCAGTCTTTTCTTTGCCAAGTTTCGTATTGTGACCTTGACGTCGATGATTgtagattatttatttttgacgaTTTGCTTTATTTGAACACAGCCATTTTCATGACTCAACAATTTATTTATGACTCAGTGCTTTATTTATTACGCCAAACTTTGGTTATTACTCATGCGCTATATTCTCTTTTGTACTATTTTTGCACACTTAAGGGGTAAACTCAagggataaataaagttgagtctaaGTCTAAAACTGATAGTGACGAAAAGGTGTGACGTGGGAAAGAAAAGCCGCTGTATGGCGTTTACACCAGTAGATGGCGCAAACACACTAAACTTGACTGGACTCGAGTGGCAAATTGAAATCGAAAATTGTTGCAAATCTTCTCAATGTGGTCTTGTCTTGTGACGCAATTTATTTGAGACTATATTATTAACATATTCGACTTGAAAGTGCCAGAGGCTTAATGACAAACGGTTGCAACAAAGGAATAAAAGAAAGCAGTGACAAAACAAGTAGTGCGACATGTACAAACCTGCTCTGTGCAACGCAACGCGAGGCTGCTCGCTACCAGCGTCCAGTCGTTGTCGCCCATTCTTCTCTTTAGTTTGACGAAGTTCGTCCACAAAATCCTTTTTCAAACGTTTTGCACACATTGTCGCGCGACTCTCCCAACGCCGATCTCTGGCTTTGTTTTAAAGCTAGCAAGCTAAGCCAAGACAGTTTCGACGTGCTCCGACACGCATTTGGACTGGCACGAAGATGTAATAAATGATAGTTTACGACAATATATTCGTAATATGGCAAGGCATTAGTACGCATGGAACTAGTTCGAGGATTATTCGGAGAAGCACGTCTGTTTGGGCTACGGCTATGCTAACCTAAAGTTGCGCTGGGTACTACGTAGTACGGCAAGCCAACACGGACAAAACAGCTTTGTGACTGTGGGGCTTTCAGAAAACATTATCAAGGCTGTGTCCACAACTCCCTCAAGTACCATCCCAAGCAGCCACAGACACACTTGTGtactaaaatatatttatttaaagtaAGTTTTACCATCAAACAATAACTTAGCAAAAGAACTCTGCGGTGAACCaacaccaaaacaaacaaacaaaaattctTCCTGGGAAAATAATCCAATTTAACTTATGTattgtttaaataaaaatacaacagcTTACCTTCCTTGCAAGCAGAAACAAAAGGTAAACAATAATACCAAAAATATCAGTTTACCCcagcttaaaaaaaagacacatacTGTTGTTATACATTCCAGAATTTGTTAAAACGCAATTCTATCTCTTAAATTGATAACTTAtcattaaataatttaaaacacACACTACAACTCCCGGGTCCTTTAACTGTGTACATCTGGTGTTTAGTGGAATCTTTCATCACAATGCTTTTTAGTCAGCATGTGATCTCATGTGTTTAGCCAAGCCGGAATGATCACGGAAACTTAAGGCACAAACTGAGCAgtcaaaaggtttctctccagtgtgtgttctgGTATGAATTCTGAGGTGTCCACTCGTAGAGAATCCTTTGCCACAAAGTAAGCAGGCAAAAGGTCTCGCTCCAGTATGTGTTCTTTCATGCGTTGTTAAATGTCCCTTTGTTGAGAAGCTTTTGACGCAATATGAACAGGGAAAAGGTTTTTCgccagtgtgtgttcttttgTGATTTGTTAAGCTAATCTTCTGAGTGAATCTAAGTCCACATACTTCACAGGCATAAGGTTTttccccagtgtgtgttcttgtgtgagTTTTCAAATGTCCACTTACAGAGAATGCTTTACCGCAAACCGAGCAGACAaagggtttctcgccagtgtgtcGTCTCGTGTGTGCTATTAAATGTCTCTTTCCAGAGAACCTTTGGCCACACATTGAACAGCcaaaaggtttttctccagtgtgtgttctcatgtgaTTACTTAAAGTAACCTTTTGAGCAAATCCAAGACCACATAATGAGCACACAAAAGGTTTCTCCCCGGTGTGTGTTCTTGTATGGGTGACTAAATGTCCCTTTATCGAGAATGTTTTGCCACATACTGAGCAGGTGAAcggtttctccccagtgtgcATCCTTGTATGTCTTTTCAATGATGACGTGTTGAAAAACGTTTTGTCACACTGAGAACATTTCACATGCTTTTTAGTGGTATGGGTCATACCACCTTTGTgttcatcatcattattttcaTCATCAGTGTCAGAAGAGTGTAGTGTTACATGATCATTATCTGATAATGGAGCCAAGAGGTTGTCTGCTTGTGATGCTCCACAGGGGTCTCCATTATCTGTTTCTTCTTTATCGTCACTCTGATCGACATTCATTGAAATCTTGTTGATTCCATCCTGCTGCTCAGTGTTGATGATGCAGCCCTTCAGCTCCTGCTGCTCAGGATGAAGATAGTTTTGACTCATGTCTGCAGGAAAGAAGACAAAGAAGGTTTGGTAATGTTTTGCTAATTCAAGTTTCACAGTGTGATTAAATGCTGTGCGTGATATAACACAAATCATAATTTTGCAGGGTAATTTTGTTGACACCTCTTCTCTCTTTTTTGAGTCATTTTAATGTGGGCcagtttattgtatttttcccAACTCCGTTAAACAGCTATTGCGTGGCGTCGATGAACACAAATGGCAACGGTGGCTAAAATCG
Coding sequences:
- the LOC133152720 gene encoding zinc finger and SCAN domain-containing protein 2-like, which encodes MCKVEMLKALLNQRLSAAVDEIFGLFARTIAEYEEELCRTKEENERQRQLLHAVFRPQAESLGADVSEEDLPSEQHKRGFGVERQDPEVVQIKEEEEEADISESSLTGVPFKSEDDGQQSQLLHHQSEKNRRLQAPSGCSANDGGESQTADGLLSPLSDHDSNTSHSEGNMARRTNNTPFKCSHCDKTFGSKYTLTRHIKSHTAGKEHWKCSQCGRTLGDRRNLRRHMMVHTGEKPFMCSICGKRFSQKANLITHTRTHTGEKPFSCSLCGKRFGDRSALIQHKKTHAAGAKRFACSVYNPSFNVHSNSGQHMRTPAGKKPSA
- the LOC133152707 gene encoding oocyte zinc finger protein XlCOF6.1-like isoform X2, whose translation is MATWCYGPPRLPLQNAIESLHPEVKSHHVKEEEEPENLCIKEEEEEGVEDRLPLSCVIVKIQGDQEEDDGDPCGGLQDYLAPLSDSSDTTSDTSDDRDDDIEKHSKSDVTCYTDNKRLKCPQCDKPFGTKYALKVHMRTHTGEKPFSCSFCGKRFSYKEKLSTHTKTHTGEKPFACSVCGKGFSQKGYLQTHTKTHTGEKPFACSVCGLTLTQKSNLIIHMRTHTGERPFACSLCGKSFSIKKSLISHTRTHTGDKPFACSVCGNKFSTKGHLRRHTRTHTGEKPFSCLVCGLKVTQKNNLIKHMRTHTGEKPFDCSVCGKTFAQKAQLSTHTRTHTGEKPFPCSLCAYSFSERSKLVRHMRTHTGEKVYSCSVCAKKFSHKYQLDKHGCFGQPLIALNIIQQ
- the LOC133152707 gene encoding oocyte zinc finger protein XlCOF6.1-like isoform X1, whose protein sequence is MCTKNVKEEYEEELCEIKVTNERRQRLDAVFQKLVLHRTDAIESLHPEVKSHHVKEEEEPENLCIKEEEEEGVEDRLPLSCVIVKIQGDQEEDDGDPCGGLQDYLAPLSDSSDTTSDTSDDRDDDIEKHSKSDVTCYTDNKRLKCPQCDKPFGTKYALKVHMRTHTGEKPFSCSFCGKRFSYKEKLSTHTKTHTGEKPFACSVCGKGFSQKGYLQTHTKTHTGEKPFACSVCGLTLTQKSNLIIHMRTHTGERPFACSLCGKSFSIKKSLISHTRTHTGDKPFACSVCGNKFSTKGHLRRHTRTHTGEKPFSCLVCGLKVTQKNNLIKHMRTHTGEKPFDCSVCGKTFAQKAQLSTHTRTHTGEKPFPCSLCAYSFSERSKLVRHMRTHTGEKVYSCSVCAKKFSHKYQLDKHGCFGQPLIALNIIQQ
- the LOC133152691 gene encoding gastrula zinc finger protein XlCGF57.1-like — its product is MCASQSLMEKLSGTKEEDERQRQQLLGVVVYKQLRVVLHRADVSKKRLHSKQQHPDSPHAKEKDEKEEGPEPAYSEEEDEEVHSTKLPFPCVIVKIEGDEEEGEGDKQAAPQSLCDDKTSHPAASNNEHSKRGRTCQKQGSKKPNKKSWKCSQCGNTFGSKWGLKVHFRMHTGEKTFDCSDCGKRFPAQAHLEAHTRTHTGEKPFACLVCGQKFSKKGNLQRHTRIHTGEKPFACSVCGKKFAARETLGKHKKIHTGEKAFECMVCAKKFPAQSHLEAHARIHTGEKAFICSVCGKTFSQKGNLKSHTRIHTGEKPFVCSVCDKRFANKEQLRRHTRTHSGDKPFPCSVCGKGFSTRGYLKAHTRTHTGEKPFVCLVCGKNFTFRLSLIAHRRTHTGEKPFACLVCGKTFTFKIALLTHTRKHTREKPYACSLCGQRFFAKRNLATHMRTHTGEKPFLCTVCGKGFSTQGNLKAHTRTHTGEKPFACSICGQRFIQKGNLKVHARTHTGDKPFACPGCDQTFSQKGYLSKHMRIHTGEKPFACLVCSKRFSWKNQVKKHRCGGTKSS
- the LOC133152708 gene encoding gastrula zinc finger protein XlCGF57.1-like, whose amino-acid sequence is MCAKRLKKDFVDELRQTKEKNGRQRLDAGSEQPRVALHRADINEKRLHPELQEPATFHTKQREEPEIHHIKDEEQEADINKFPLSLVIVKCEDDEEQGQRSQPHPRKGKEKRGVEHSSCSSSQCVTTEGDGDGRGKSQAGSPLAPLSDSDGMTTHSTDTDDDEHSKSDKTSQKKRWKCSQCGKAFDAKYNLKVHMRTHTGEKPFLCSICGKSFSVKGYLRTHTRTHTGEKPYACSACGKGFPRLGQLKTHTRTHTGEKPFACSVCGKSFYIKGSLIRHTRIHTGEKPFACSVCGKRFLLKTHLRTHIRTHTEEKPFVCSVCGKRFSRNGNLRTHTRTHTGEKDFVCSICGKRFAEKGCLTRHTRTHTGEKPFPCSVCGKRFSVKGRLIRHTRTHTGEKPFSCFICGKRFIQKVQLGIHIRTHTGG
- the LOC133152716 gene encoding gastrula zinc finger protein XlCGF17.1-like, coding for MSQNYLHPEQQELKGCIINTEQQDGINKISMNVDQSDDKEETDNGDPCGASQADNLLAPLSDNDHVTLHSSDTDDENNDDEHKGGMTHTTKKHVKCSQCDKTFFNTSSLKRHTRMHTGEKPFTCSVCGKTFSIKGHLVTHTRTHTGEKPFVCSLCGLGFAQKVTLSNHMRTHTGEKPFGCSMCGQRFSGKRHLIAHTRRHTGEKPFVCSVCGKAFSVSGHLKTHTRTHTGEKPYACEVCGLRFTQKISLTNHKRTHTGEKPFPCSYCVKSFSTKGHLTTHERTHTGARPFACLLCGKGFSTSGHLRIHTRTHTGEKPFDCSVCALSFRDHSGLAKHMRSHAD